One region of Candidatus Abyssobacteria bacterium SURF_5 genomic DNA includes:
- the typA gene encoding translational GTPase TypA, whose product MMKRNDIRNIAIIAHVDHGKTTLVDGMLRQAGHFRENETIAERVMDNLDLEREKGITIMAKNTAVEYNGVKINIVDTPGHADFGGEVERTMKMVDGVLLLVDASEGPLPQTRFVLKKALELNLPSIVVINKIDRSDARIKEVIDEIYDLYIDLDATDEQLGFPIIYTNAKAGAATLEIGRNSADLKSLFELLLEAIPAPVGDKEDVLQMLVANIDYNDYIGRLAVGRIFSGTVTVGDQVAMINNAGDIIKTKITSIYTFSDLKKVKTDSASAGEIVALAGLEGINIGDTVTDKEQPKPLARIKVDEPTISMIFSVNNSPLGGREGRFVTSRNIRERLEKELLYNVSITVDFSNPDAFRLSGRGELQLAILVEMMRREGYELSVSMPETITRTINGVLHEPMELLLVDIPEEYVGLVTQQLGLKKGRMQKMRYGDNGRARLEFRIPSRGLIGFRSQFLTDTRGTGLLNHLFDGHEPWHGPISRRQTGSLVADREGKATTYSLFRLQSRGTLFIRENTPVYEGMIVGENSRSDDIDVNVIREKKLTNMRAAGSDEALQLVPARILSLEESLEFIKEDELVEITPQSIRLRKRILQANKRPRTKTKPTNGTLD is encoded by the coding sequence ATCATGAAGCGCAACGACATAAGAAACATAGCGATCATAGCGCATGTCGACCACGGCAAGACAACCCTTGTTGACGGCATGCTGCGGCAGGCGGGTCATTTTCGCGAAAACGAAACCATAGCGGAACGCGTGATGGACAACCTGGACCTCGAGCGCGAAAAAGGCATCACCATCATGGCTAAGAACACCGCGGTCGAATACAACGGCGTGAAAATAAACATCGTCGATACGCCCGGCCACGCCGATTTCGGAGGCGAAGTCGAGAGGACAATGAAGATGGTGGACGGCGTGTTGTTGCTGGTGGACGCATCTGAGGGTCCTCTGCCGCAAACCAGGTTTGTTCTTAAAAAGGCTCTCGAACTGAATCTGCCCTCGATTGTTGTCATCAACAAGATAGACAGGTCCGACGCCAGAATCAAAGAAGTGATCGACGAAATCTATGATCTGTACATCGATCTTGACGCCACCGACGAACAACTCGGCTTTCCGATTATCTATACAAACGCAAAAGCCGGCGCCGCGACCTTGGAGATCGGGCGGAACTCGGCCGACTTGAAATCCCTCTTCGAACTCCTGCTCGAGGCAATTCCTGCACCGGTCGGAGATAAGGAAGATGTTCTGCAGATGCTGGTCGCAAATATCGATTATAACGATTACATCGGCAGGCTTGCCGTCGGGCGTATCTTCTCCGGAACAGTCACCGTCGGCGATCAGGTCGCCATGATCAACAACGCCGGCGATATCATAAAAACGAAGATAACCTCCATCTATACGTTCTCGGATCTGAAAAAGGTGAAAACCGACTCTGCCTCGGCCGGTGAAATCGTTGCGCTGGCGGGACTCGAAGGCATAAACATCGGCGATACCGTTACCGACAAGGAGCAACCGAAGCCGTTAGCCAGGATCAAGGTGGATGAGCCGACCATCTCGATGATCTTCTCCGTCAACAACTCGCCGCTCGGCGGAAGAGAGGGCAGGTTCGTTACGTCCCGCAACATCAGAGAGCGGCTCGAAAAGGAATTACTCTACAACGTCTCGATAACCGTGGACTTTTCCAATCCCGATGCCTTCAGGTTGAGCGGGCGCGGAGAATTGCAGTTGGCCATCCTGGTCGAGATGATGCGCCGCGAAGGGTATGAACTCTCGGTGTCGATGCCGGAAACAATAACCAGGACGATCAATGGCGTCCTGCACGAACCGATGGAATTGCTGCTCGTTGATATTCCGGAAGAGTACGTTGGCCTGGTGACACAGCAGCTCGGCCTGAAAAAGGGACGAATGCAAAAGATGCGCTATGGCGACAATGGACGCGCCAGGCTTGAATTCAGAATCCCATCGAGAGGGTTGATCGGCTTCCGTTCGCAGTTCCTCACCGACACCCGCGGCACCGGATTGTTGAATCACTTGTTCGACGGGCATGAACCGTGGCACGGCCCGATATCCAGACGGCAGACCGGTTCCCTGGTGGCCGACCGTGAGGGCAAGGCAACAACCTACTCATTATTCCGACTGCAATCGAGGGGCACCCTCTTTATCCGCGAGAACACGCCCGTCTATGAAGGCATGATCGTCGGCGAAAATTCGAGAAGTGACGACATCGATGTCAATGTCATCAGAGAAAAAAAGCTGACCAATATGCGGGCCGCCGGCTCGGACGAGGCCCTGCAACTGGTGCCGGCAAGAATACTGAGCCTCGAGGAGTCTCTCGAATTTATCAAAGAAGACGAACTGGTCGAGATCACCCCCCAATCCATCCGCCTGCGCAAAAGAATCCTCCAGGCCAACAAAAGACCCAGAACGAAAACCAAACCAACCAACGGCACTCTCGACTGA
- a CDS encoding cold-shock protein, translated as MKEVNRLAEGTVKWFSDQKGFGFITQDNGPDVFVHHESINGSGFKTLSENDRVRFDTVQGPKGLKAVNVEKL; from the coding sequence ATGAAGGAGGTGAATCGATTGGCAGAAGGAACAGTAAAATGGTTTAGCGACCAGAAAGGTTTTGGGTTTATCACCCAGGACAACGGACCAGATGTGTTCGTGCATCATGAGTCAATAAACGGAAGCGGGTTCAAAACCCTGTCCGAGAATGACCGCGTCCGTTTTGATACGGTCCAGGGCCCGAAGGGTCTGAAGGCAGTAAACGTGGAGAAACTGTAA